In the genome of Bacteroidota bacterium, one region contains:
- the atpG gene encoding ATP synthase F1 subunit gamma — MANLKEVRIRISSVSSTQQITKAMKLVSATKLRRAQNAITLMRPYATKLNGILANLTDSIDIDALKVYFDARPVKNVLLVVITSDRGLCGSFNANVIKMANKTINEKYASQKAAGNVTVLGIGKKGHDFFSKQNVKYIDAFKDALLTPNAESSFAIGEFILNSYTSGKFDAVEIVYNQFKNAATQILSAEQFLPINTATFAQESNKKSDYIFEPNKEEILLALIPRILKTQLFRSMLDSLASEHGARMVAMDKATDNAGELLKALKIEYNRVRQAAITTEISEIVGGAAALSA, encoded by the coding sequence ATGGCAAATTTAAAAGAAGTAAGAATAAGGATATCGTCTGTTTCATCTACGCAACAAATAACCAAAGCCATGAAATTGGTTTCGGCTACTAAATTACGTAGAGCGCAAAATGCTATTACATTAATGCGTCCGTACGCTACTAAATTAAATGGTATTTTAGCCAACTTAACTGATAGTATTGATATTGATGCTTTGAAGGTATATTTTGATGCCCGCCCGGTTAAAAATGTATTATTGGTTGTTATTACCAGCGATAGAGGACTTTGCGGTTCGTTTAACGCTAACGTAATAAAAATGGCTAACAAGACTATCAATGAAAAATATGCCAGTCAAAAAGCTGCCGGTAATGTAACGGTATTGGGTATTGGAAAAAAAGGACATGACTTTTTCTCTAAACAAAACGTAAAATATATTGATGCTTTTAAAGATGCATTGTTAACGCCTAATGCTGAATCGAGTTTTGCAATTGGTGAGTTTATTTTAAATAGCTACACCTCTGGTAAATTTGATGCGGTAGAGATTGTATACAATCAGTTTAAAAATGCGGCTACGCAAATATTAAGTGCTGAACAGTTTTTACCTATTAACACGGCTACTTTTGCCCAAGAGTCGAACAAGAAGAGTGATTATATTTTTGAACCTAACAAGGAAGAAATTTTATTAGCATTAATTCCGCGTATTTTAAAAACGCAATTGTTCAGAAGCATGCTTGACTCATTGGCATCGGAACATGGAGCCCGAATGGTGGCCATGGACAAAGCTACTGATAATGCAGGTGAATTATTGAAAGCCTTAAAAATTGAATACAACAGGGTTCGCCAAGCTGCTATTACTACTGAAATTTCAGAAATTGTAGGTGGAGCTGCTGCTTTGAGCGCTTAA
- a CDS encoding T9SS type A sorting domain-containing protein: MKQHFLLLCTLTLLNVYGHAQSFFPSVFDEPLTGLNLLRDENPYILKQLKTSNPAWTNSKLFVKKRAPNTNYLILDRTANWVSANWKDEQLTKDSFVLDNNNRIATIFEEAKNIYNGTTYYNKNKYFYSYDSENRLKKINVQTASSPTSTNYADNYVYVINYTNGVRTSDSIYVVANEASYVRAYSYNNTGKLITESGIQSGDTVARTDYNYEAGLLKSIIASEFSETADAWEINQTDSFEYNSNNLIVQHTIWSSYTSNSVFSPIVKEKYGYTSNNKLNEIIVLLDTNSVWKNKSKIVVTYDNTNKATIAYGYNAIDENTWGTEATEKYIFDEVATGIDVVAKPAHVLNVFPNPAANEINIAALPNSILYLFDVSGKLVLSTEVGNSIVDVSGLDNGIYTAQLVNALYNTSAVSKIVISK; encoded by the coding sequence ATGAAACAACATTTTTTACTATTATGTACGCTTACATTGTTAAACGTGTACGGTCACGCTCAATCTTTTTTTCCTTCTGTATTTGATGAACCTTTAACAGGTTTAAATTTGTTACGGGATGAAAATCCTTATATTTTAAAGCAGTTAAAAACGAGTAACCCTGCATGGACTAACAGCAAACTGTTTGTTAAGAAAAGAGCACCAAATACGAATTACCTAATACTTGACAGAACTGCCAACTGGGTAAGTGCGAATTGGAAAGATGAACAACTGACAAAGGATAGCTTTGTATTGGATAATAATAACCGCATTGCTACCATTTTTGAAGAAGCCAAAAATATTTATAATGGCACTACTTACTACAATAAAAACAAATACTTTTATAGTTACGATAGTGAGAATCGTTTGAAAAAAATCAATGTACAAACTGCCAGCTCTCCTACTTCAACTAATTACGCAGACAATTATGTGTATGTAATTAATTATACAAATGGTGTAAGAACAAGTGATAGTATTTATGTGGTAGCCAACGAAGCCAGCTATGTGCGTGCTTATTCATATAATAACACCGGTAAACTAATTACTGAATCGGGTATTCAAAGCGGTGATACGGTGGCTAGGACTGACTATAATTATGAGGCTGGTTTACTAAAATCTATCATAGCCAGTGAGTTTAGTGAAACGGCTGACGCATGGGAAATAAACCAGACTGACTCTTTTGAATACAATAGCAATAACCTGATTGTGCAGCATACTATATGGAGCAGCTATACAAGTAATAGTGTTTTTAGCCCTATAGTAAAGGAGAAATATGGGTATACAAGCAATAACAAACTGAATGAAATTATTGTACTGCTGGACACCAACAGTGTATGGAAAAACAAAAGTAAAATAGTAGTAACTTATGATAATACGAACAAGGCTACTATTGCTTATGGGTACAATGCCATTGATGAAAACACCTGGGGTACGGAAGCGACTGAAAAGTATATTTTTGATGAGGTGGCAACGGGTATTGATGTAGTTGCCAAGCCTGCTCACGTATTGAATGTATTTCCTAACCCTGCTGCCAATGAAATAAACATTGCTGCTTTACCTAACTCTATTTTATATTTATTTGATGTAAGTGGTAAACTGGTTTTATCTACCGAGGTGGGTAATAGTATAGTGGATGTATCGGGTTTGGATAATGGTATTTATACTGCTCAACTCGTTAACGCTTTATATAACACCAGTGCAGTTAGTAAGATAGTAATTAGTAAATAG
- a CDS encoding SET domain-containing protein-lysine N-methyltransferase has product MDSQPEIIEAKEASYLYTQVSTIQQAGNGLFTAMPIYKNEVIAIFKGKILSNQQARQLAEAKLDGYFINMVNGSIMDSRNTKCFAKYANDALSKNKNNAQITLDSNNKVCLQALRDIASGEEIFCSYGKKYWAHFNKQ; this is encoded by the coding sequence ATGGATAGCCAACCCGAAATAATTGAAGCAAAAGAAGCCAGCTATCTATACACCCAAGTCTCCACCATTCAACAGGCAGGCAATGGTTTATTTACCGCCATGCCCATTTATAAAAACGAAGTAATAGCCATTTTCAAAGGCAAAATACTTTCCAACCAACAAGCCCGGCAATTAGCCGAGGCAAAATTAGATGGTTATTTTATTAATATGGTAAACGGCAGTATTATGGACTCCAGAAACACCAAATGTTTTGCCAAGTATGCCAACGATGCCCTAAGTAAAAATAAAAACAATGCTCAAATAACTCTCGACTCCAATAACAAAGTTTGTTTGCAAGCCCTGCGCGATATAGCCTCAGGTGAGGAAATATTTTGCAGTTACGGTAAAAAGTACTGGGCACATTTCAATAAGCAGTAG